One Tolypothrix bouteillei VB521301 DNA window includes the following coding sequences:
- the infA gene encoding translation initiation factor IF-1: MSKQDLIEMEGTVTESLPNAMFRVDLDNGFNVLAHISGKIRRNYIKILPGDRVKVELTPYDLTKGRITYRLRKK, from the coding sequence TTGTCTAAACAAGATCTAATTGAAATGGAAGGTACGGTTACCGAGTCCCTTCCCAACGCCATGTTCCGTGTAGACCTTGATAATGGATTTAACGTTCTTGCCCACATTTCTGGCAAGATCCGTCGTAACTATATCAAAATTCTACCTGGAGATCGCGTCAAAGTGGAACTGACACCCTACGACTTGACAAAGGGTAGAATCACTTATCGACTTCGGAAGAAGTAG